TCATACGGTCGTCGCGCTGCTGAAGTAGCGGTGTTGCTGAAACACCCGGAAGCGGAAATAAAACTTCCGGTTCAAAACGGTCTGCAATGCAGGCCGTTTTTTTATCTCTACCTCCCACTTGAATCAGCCTGTTCTTGTGAGGTCTGAATGGCGTCTTTTCTGCCTGCCCAGATTCTAATTCAGAAAAGGTTAATAAAGCTGAAGACGTGTCGCCTATAACACAGTGTGTACGGTGTTTGATTGCACATTCATCGGCTCAGTTCAAAAAACTCACGATTGTAAATTGAATCAATCATAAAGGTTAGTTGGTATGACAAATTATATGAATGTAATTAAAAATTACGTGAATTTTTCCGGCAGAGCACGCCGCGAAGAATATTGGATGTTCTGGCTGACAAATATAGTCGTGAATATTGTGCTGGCCGTGATTGGTGTCCTGACTGAGACGGCTGATGTACTTTTCGTGTTTTATTCACTCATTATATTCCCGCCGTCTTTAGCCGTGACCATTCGTCGCTTACATGACAGCAATCGTAGCGGCTGGTGGATTCTGTTTACACTTGTTCCTGTGATTGGCACCATCGCTGGTCTATATTTCATGGTTGTAGACAGTACACCAGGTAAAAATGATTTCGGACCGAACCCGAAAGGTATCACTGCCTGAGTTGAATCTCTTTGAAATAAAACGGTTGTGATGCTGCTGAGGCGGGCAACTGTTTTATATTGACCGCACCATGAAGGAAATAGAATGAAGTGTACGAGTTGTAAACAAGGGGCTTTAAATCCCAGCTTTATTGAAGGACAGTTCAGAGCCCATACCTGTTCTCACTGTGAAGGTAATTGGATCTTGATTGAAGATTTCGTCGCCTGGAAAGA
This DNA window, taken from Photobacterium sp. CCB-ST2H9, encodes the following:
- a CDS encoding DUF805 domain-containing protein, whose product is MTNYMNVIKNYVNFSGRARREEYWMFWLTNIVVNIVLAVIGVLTETADVLFVFYSLIIFPPSLAVTIRRLHDSNRSGWWILFTLVPVIGTIAGLYFMVVDSTPGKNDFGPNPKGITA